GCTTTTTTAACATCTCTTTCGTTGATTACAGTGGAAATATTTCTTTCAGAAGCACCTTGTGCAATCGCACGAATGTTTACGTTGTTTTTTCCTAAAGTGCTGAACATTCTACCGCTTAAACCTTGGTGATTTTTCATGTTTTCACCCACCAAAGCAATAATGCAAAGATCTTTTTCTACATAACAAGGGTCGATTTTGTTCTGAGAAATTTCGATTTCGAATGCTCTATTGATCGCGGCTTCGGCATTATCTGCATCCGAATTTAAAATTCCGATACAAATGGAATGCTCAGAAGAAGCCTGAGTAATAAAAATGACATTGATTTTTTCTTGAGATAATACTTCAAACAAACGTCTTGAAGAACCTGCAACTCCAATCATTCCTGGGCCTTCAAGGGTCAAAAGCGAAATGTGATCAATATGGCTGATTCCTTTTACGACAGTATCTTTTGAAAGAACAGTATCAGAAATTAAAGTTCCTACCGCTTCAGGTTCAAAAGTATTTTTGATTAAAATTGGAATGTTTTTTCTTAAAACCGGCTGAATTGTTGGCGGATACAAAACCTTGGCACCAAAATGCGACAACTCCATTGCTTCCTGATAAGAGATATTCGCAATTGGCTGTGCTTGTTTTACAATTTTTGGATTTGCAGTAAACATTCCGTTTACATCAGTCCAGATTTCCAATTGTGCTGCATCTAAAGCTCCTGCAATAATTGCTGCAGTATAATCTGATCCTCCGCGTCCTAAAGTCGAAGTGATTCCGTCTAAAGTCTGCGCGATAAATCCAGGTAAAATATTGATTCTAGATTTGTTTTCGGCAAAATATTCTTGAATTAGTTTATTTGAAACTTCAAAGTTTACCGCAGCTTTTCCGAAATTATTGTCTGTTTTGATCAATTCACGGCTGTCTTTGTAAACAGCATCTTTGTCAATTTGCTGATATGCCTGAGCAATAATAAATGACGAAAGCAATTCTCCAAAACTTAATATAGTGTCGGCAGTTCTTGGAGATAATTCTCCTAATAAGAAACAGCCGTCCAATAAAGTCTCTAAGTGATTGATAATTCTTTTTACATGACTTAAAAGACTGCTTTGCTCACTTACCGGAATTAATTCTTTAAGTGTGTCGAGATGTTTTTTCTCGATTTCAGCAACAACTTCTCTAAAGCTTTCATCGTTTGCCGCCGCTTTTGCTGCTGCAGACTGCAATAAATCGGTTACTTTGCTTAAAGCGGATACGACTACAACTAATTGATCCTGTTTTGCTTTCTGATTGACAATGTCAAGAACGAGTTTTATATTTTGAGCATTGGCCACCGAAGTTCCGCCAAATTTTAATACTTTCATTTTTTGATATTTTTTAATAAGGTGCAAAGATTTTAAGTAACAAAGGTTCAAAGGTTATTAACTGTGAACTGAAACTGAAAACTGCGACTTTTTTTTCTTTGTAAATGTTTTTTATGTATCCAATAACTCTCTTCTTTCAAGAAAAAAGTATAGATAACCTGGATTATATGTAAAAATGTATACCCCTAAGGGGTAGTAGTTGTTGTAGTAGAAATAATGGTAGCAGCAATTGCAACTCTAGTTGGAGTTGTCATTGTAGATTGATATTTTGTGCTGTTACTTTTCATTTTTGATTTTTCAAAAGTACAGATTTTTATAAGAGTTAAAAACCTAAAAAGGCTTTTTGCGAATATTTTAATAATTCAAATCCCAATAATTCATTATTGAGCATTTGTTAAAATTAAACAGGCTAAATTGAGGTTTTGACATATTTGGTATTCTATTTTTTATTGTTTTTCTTTTATAAAGAGTTGAATTCTAATTAAAAAATGATGAAAAAGCCATAAGAAAAGAGAAGTTTAGCTTTGAGAATAAATTAAAAGCATAGAATGGCTTTTGTTGAAATTTTAATTATTGTGATAAATTGTTGCTTTTTAATATTGATTTGTTGAATTTTGACGTCTTAAATTGAAAAACATCATGAGAGAAATCCATTATATAAGTACTGAAACGATTACTTTAGAAACACTACACGAGATTTTATCCAATAATAAAATGCTTGAATTATCGGAAGAAGCTAAAGTAAATGTGCAGAAATGCCGTGATTATTTAGATAAAAAAATGGAATCACATACAGCGCCCATTTATGGTATCAATACTGGTTTTGGTTCGTTGTATAGTGTGAAAATCTCAAATGAGAATTTATCTAAGCTTCAAGAAAACTTAGTGAAATCTCACGCTTGTGGAACTGGAGAAGAAGTTCCGTCTGAAATTGTGAAAATGATGCTTTTGCTGAAAATTCAATCTTTAAGCTACGGACATTCCGGAGTGCAATTGAAGACTTTAGAGCGTTTGGTTGATTTTTATAATAATGATATTCTGCCAATCATTTATACTCAAGGTTCACTTGGAGCTTCGGGAGATTTAGCGCCTTTAGCTCATATGTCATTACCTTTAATTGGAGAAGGAGTAGTGCTTTTTGAAGGGAAGAAAACAGCTTCTGCTGAAGTTTTAAAACATTTTAACTGGGAACCAATTGTTTTACAGTCCAAAGAAGGATTGGCTTTGTTGAATGGAACGCAGTTTATGAGTGCTTATGGAGCTCATATTTTGATTAAAGCTTATAAATATTCGTATTTGGCAGATTTAATTGGAACTATTTCTTTGGAAGGTTTTGATGGAAGAATCGAACCATTCAACGAATTGATTCATTATATACGTCCGCACAAAGGTCAGATTATAACAGCACAAAGAATTACTGAATTCTTAGAGGGAAGTGAAATTATTGCTCAAGAAAAGAAACATGTTCAGGATCCGTATTCTTTCCGCTGTATGCCTCAGGTTCACGGAGCTTCAAAAGATGCGATTGATTATGTTCGAAAAGTATTCAAAACCGAAATCAATTCGGTTACTGATAATCCAAATATATTCATAGAAGCCGATCAGATTATTTCTGGCGGGAATTTCCATGGACAGCCTTTAGCTTTAGCTTTAGATTTTATGGCAATTGCTTTGGCGGAATTAGGAAGTATTTCTGAAAGAAGAACCTATCAATTAATTTCCGGATTGCGTAATCTTCCAGCATTTTTGGTCGATAATCCAGGGCTAAATTCTGGTTTAATGATTCCACAATATACTGCAGCCAGTATTGCAAGTCAAAATAAACAATTGGCAACTCCAGCAAGTATTGATAGTATTGTTTCCAGTAACGGACAAGAAGATCATGTGAGCATGGGAGCCAACGGAGCTACAAAAGCCTTACGAATTTTAGATAATTTAGAGCGTATTTTGGCGATAGAATTGTTGAATGCTTCACAGGCAATTGCGTACAGAGAACCGCTAAAATCAAGCGATTTTATCGAAATGTTCTTAAGCAGTTACCGCGAAGTGGTGCCTCTGGTAAAAGAAGACAGAATCTTACATAATGACATAGAAAACACGGTGTTATTCCTAGAGAGTTTCCAAATAGAAAACGATTTGTTAACAATGGCTTAACATTGCAAAATATTATTGAAGTAATTTTGCACTATCAAAAATAAAACAATGTCAATAAACAGTATTTTCCAATTTTTAGTGCCGAAAGACAAAAAATTCTTTCCACTTTTTGAAGAGGCTTCTAGCAATTTAATTGAATTAGCTTCTAACTTACACGAAGCTGTAAATTTACCATTAAAAGAAAGAGAAATTCTTTTTCAAAAAATTGACGAATTAGAACAAAAAGGAGAAGACATTACCCGTCAGACTAACCTTGAGTTAAGCAGAAACTTTATTACTCCATTTGATAGAGAAGATATTCACACGTTAATTACTTCAATTGACAACGTTGCAGATTATCTTCACGGTGCATCTAGCCGTATGAGATTGTATCAAGTTGATAAGATTACAAAATCTATCAGAAAGATGACAGAAATCAACCTTGAAGCTTGTCAAAACATTGACAGTGCAGTAAAAGAGTTGAGAAACTTACAGAATTTTAAAGTTATTAAAGATGCGTGTGCTAGAATTAACAAACTAGAAAACAAATCGGATAACGTTTATAACAAAGCAGTTTTTGAAATTTTTGAAAACGAAACAGACGCTAAAAATATCATTAAATATAAAGAAGTGTTATCTGTTTTAGAATCAGCAACAGACAAATGTAAGAGTGTTGCGAACATACTAGAATCTATTTCTGTAAAACATTCTTAATTCAATTTTTCATTCTGAAGTTATAATCTTATGACTATACTTATATTAATTATAGTACTTGCCTTAATTTTTGATTACATCAATGGTTTTCATGATGCGGCAAATGCTATAGCGACTGTTGTTGCAACAAAGGTTTTGACACCTTTTCAGGCGGTAGTCTGGGCAGCATTTTTTAACTTTCTAGCGTATTGGGTTTTTGGATTTGGTGTTGCGGATACTGTTGCTAAAACAGCGGATACAATGCAAATTGATCTGGTGGTGATTTTAGCTGGTGTAATTGCGGCTATATGCTGGAACTTATTGACTTGGTGGTTAGGAATTCCTTCAAGTTCTTCACATACTCTTATCGGTGGTTTTGCTGGTGCGGCGGTAGCACATGCCATTGCAATTCATGGTTTTTCAGGTTATGTTGGAGCAGACGGAGCAACACATCATTGGTACGATATAGTGAGTTGGTATAAGGCTGGAAAAGATGGCGGAGTGCCTTCTGGAGTTATTATCATTATTGCTTTTATTGTTTTAGCGCCTTTGTTGGGAGCTTTGGCATCCTATTTAATCTCTATTTGGTTGTTAAATGCATCTCGTAAAAGTATTGGGCCAAAAATATTTACTATTGCATTAATGATTGCAACTATTTGGTTTGTTTACGTGCAAATGATTCCTTATGAGGAAATTATAAAAGATGGGCATAAACCTCGTTTTGCTTCTTCAGTTTTTTGGAGTGTTGCTTTAGAGCCTCATAATATAAAATGGCTTTTGGTTGCATTTATTGTATTGACGGTAAGTGGTTTTTGTTTGATTTTTAGCAGTTTGAATCTTCATCAAGCAGATGCTGCTTTGAAAAAAATGCAATTACTATCTTCTGCGGCTTTTAGTTTAGGACATGGAGGAAATGATTCGCAAAAAGTAATGGGTATTATCGCAGCAGCGGTTGTTGTTTATATTAATACAAATCCAGGTGTTCACATGGATCCTTGGTTAGATGTAGTTCTTCCTTCTGAAGACGGAGCTTTTAAAATGCCACCTTGGATTCCGTTAGCATGTTATTCTGCCATTGCAGCAGGAACTTTAAGTGGTGGATGGAAAATTGTGAAAACAATGGGATCTAAAATTACAAAAGTAAGTTCGTTTGAAGGAGTTGCCGCTGAAACAGCTGGTGCTTTGACACTTTACTTTACAGAACACTTAAAAATTCCGGTAAGTACAACACATACTATCACAGGATCTATTATTGGAGTTGGATTAACAAAACGTGTTTCTGCCGTAAGATGGGGAGTTACCGTTAGTTTAATCTGGGCTTGGATCTTAACTATTCCAATTTCAGCTTTATTGGCAGGTTTGGTTTATTTTATTCTAAGTGTATTTATTTAGTAAAATGATTATGGTAAAATGTTAGATCTGAATCGCATTTTTATCTAGATATTTAAAAGCCGATTTCTTTTTGAAATCGGCTTTTTTGTTTTTGTAATATTATAAATTTTGTAGATTCTTGCGATTGTGTTTTCGTTTGTAATGTGTCTGTTTAAGATGCTTTTGATCTGCAGAAATTATACTTATTGTTCCGTCAATTTCCAGCATGGCAAGTTTGACATCGGTAAGGTGTTCTAAACCATGTTCTCGTACCGCTTCTTTTAATTCGTCATGCGAGATGTCTAATCTGCTTAAGGCTTTGAAATCTAGTTTTCCATCATGGATTAAAACTTCAGGTTTGTCAAGTAATAAATTGCTTATAGTTTTAGAGTTGCGGGTTAATTTTTTAATTGCAAAATTGATTACGAATAAAACCAGTGCTGCAACCAATCCGCCAAGAAGGCTCGTATCTGGGCCAACCATTGCATTTTGAACTGAGTTGCTAATTAGTAAAATTAGAATAATATCGGCAGTGTTTAATTGTGAAAGTTCTTTTTTGCCGAATATTCGTAAAGCAATCGTCATGAAAAAATAGACAGCTGCACTTCTGATGATTATATCTAAATAAGGAAATTGAATCATTTTACTATTTTTGTTTTATTAAAGTTAAATAAAAAAGCTTTGCCAAAGTTTTAAACTTCGGCAAAGCTTCTAAATTATGAATCGATAATTAAGTTTAAATGAACTTAGTTATAATTTGAAATTCTTTTCAATCGCTCTAATCATTTCTCCAGCAACATCTTTATTGGTTGCACCTTCGATGCCTTCTAGGCCTGGAGAAGAGTTTACTTCTAATAATAAAGGACCTTTGGAAGAACGGATAATATCAACACCAGCCACTTTTAAATCCATTGCTTTTGCTGCTTTAATGGCGATCTTTTTTTCTTCTGGAGTTACTTTTATCACAGATGCGGTTCCGCCCAAATGAATATTAGCTCTGAATTCGCCTGGCATGGCTTCACGCTGAATTGCGGCAACCACTTTTCCGTCAATCACAAAACAACGAATATCTTTTCCGTTAGCTTCTTTGATGAATTCCTGAACTAAAATGTTAGCATTTAAACTTTTGAATGCATTGATAACACTTTCTGCGGCTTTTTTAGTTTCAGCTAGAACAACCCCTTTTCCTTGTGTGCCTTCTAATAATTTTACAATTAGAGGCGAACCTCCAACCATCTTGATTAAGTTGTCTGTATCAAGCGGAGAATTAGCAAATCCTGTAGTTGGAATATCTATGCCGCTGTTTAGTAATAGCTGTAAAGAATATAATTTATCTCTCGATTGCGTAATTGCTGTAGCTGAATTCAGAACAAAAACCTTCAAAGCTTCAAACTGACGCGTTAAAGCACAGCCATAAAAAGTAATGCTTGGTCTGATTCTCGGGATAATAGCATCAAACTCGTTTAGGATTTTTCCGCCTCTGTAGTGAATTTCAGGTTTTTTGGCGTCCAATTTCATATAGCATTCTTTGATATTTAAGAAATGCATTTCGTGCCCGCGCATTTCGCCGGCTTCCATGATTCTTTTGTTGCTGTATAATTCAGGATTGCTGGCTAAAAGGCCAATTCGTAAACCTGTTTTTGCTTTTTCTGAATTTTGATATAATTCTTTAAGGGATTCAGGAGTAGGCTGTCCTAAAAGGTATTTTTGCTCTGGATCAACCAAAACCCTTCCACTCATGGCTTCGCGTCCTAAAAGCATTCTAAATCCCATAGAATCGCGGTTAGTCAAAGTCATTTCGATTGGCCATTTAGTATCGCCAATTTTTAAACTGGTTTGAATCACATAACGATGTTCTCTAAAACCGCTTGAGCTTTTAACGATTCGTTTGTCAACCAAAGGTGCTTCACAATGAATAATAGTTTTAATATTATTCTGAATTGGATTAATGTCGAATTTAACCCAATTGGCATCATTTTTTATAAAAGGAGCTATGTTTAAAGCGTGCATTGCCGAAGTTTTAGCGCCGGAATCAACACGAGCTTTGATTGTCGGGATTCCAAGTTCTGGAAATGAGCACCATTCTTCACTGCCTAAAATGACTTTGTTTTGAAGCATATGTTTTTATTTAGTTTTATGATCTGTTGGCTGTAATTATTTTAAACGCATAGAAGCATAGTATTTGAAACTGCGTAAAAGGCGTTTCACTTGTATAAATTCACATAGTTTGCTATGTGTTAGAAACTAGTTTCTTTCGATTTTCCTTTCTTTAGTAAAGTAAAAATCTATGTTTCTATGTGTTTAAATGTTTTTTTTAATTTCACTACCCAACAGGTTTTGTTATAGAATTTAAATCCAAAAATAGCTATTTGCTTTTATTAAAGATAGTGATTTTTACAAAAAAAATACCCGTTAAGTTAGGAAAACGTAACGGGTAGGTTATTTCTGTTATAAATTTTAACTAATTTATTGATTCGTCGGCTCTTCGGCTTTGTGGATTTCAACTGATAATTCTTGAGAATCATCTTTTAAGTCCATTAAGATTTCATCGCCTGAATGTATTTTTGAAGTGATGATTTCTTCAGCTAACAAATCTTCAACATATTTCTGGATTGCTCTTTTCAGCGGTCGAGCTCCAAACTGCTTATCAAAACCTTTTTCAGCAATAAATGCTTTTGCTTTTTCTGTTAAGCTTAGTTTGTATCCTAACTCTGCAATACGAGAATATAGTTTTTTCAATTCGATTTCGATAATCAAATCGATATCAGCTTTTTCTAGTGCGTTGAATACAATTACGTCATCAATTCTGTTTAAGAATTCAGGAGCAAAAGTTTTCTTCAATGCATTTTCGATAATGCTTTTTGAATTTTCATCAGCTTGAGCTGTTCTTGCAGCAGTACCAAATCCAACACCTTGTCCGAAATCTTTTAACTGACGAGCACCAACGTTAGATGTCATGATGATGATCGTGTTTTTAAAGTCAATTTTACGACCTAAACTATCAGTCAAATATCCGTCATCTAAAACCTGAAGCATCATATTGAATACATCTGGGTGTGCTTTTTCGATCTCATCTAAAAGTACCACACAGTATGGTTTTCTGCGAACTTTTTCAGTTAATTGACCGCCTTCTTCGTACCCGACATATCCTGGAGGCGCTCCAACTAAACGAGAAATCGCAAATTTCTCCATGTATTCACTCATGTCAATACGAACTAAAGCATCTTCAGAATCAAATAATTCTTTTGCTAATACTTTAGCTAATTGTGTTTTACCAACACCAGTCTGACCTAAGAATATGAATGAACCAATTGGTTTATTAGGGTCTTTAAGTCCGGCTCTGTTGCGTTGAATAGAACGTGCAATTTTAAGAACTGCTTCGTTTTGACCAATTACTTTGTTCTGAATTAATTCAGGTAATTGAGCTAATTTATTGCTTTCTGTCTGTGCAATTCTATTAACAGGAATTCCAGTCATCATCGAAACAACATCGGCTACATTATCTTCTGTAACTTCAATTCGGTTGTTTTTAGAATCTTCTTCCCATTGTTCTTGTGCGATAGCTAAATCTTTTTCGATACGTTTTTCATCGTCGCGAAGTTTTGCTGCTTCTTCATATTTTTGTTTTTTAACAACCATATTTTTAAGCTCACGAACTTCTTCCAATTGACGCTCTAAATCCAAAATCTGTTTTGGAACATCAATGTTGGTGATATGAACACGTGATCCGGCTTCGTCCATAGCATCAATAGCTTTGTCTGGTAAGAAACGCTCAGACATATATCTGTTCGTTAATTTAACGCAGGCTTCGATAGCTTCTGGAGTATAAGTTACGTTATGGTGATCTTCGTATTTGTCTTTTACGTTGTTCAAAATAGCGATCGTTTCTTCAACAGATGTTGGTTCAACAATAACTTTTTGGAAACGTCTTTCTAAAGCACCGTCTTTCTCAATATATTGTCTGTACTCATCAAGAGTAGTAGCACCAATACATTGAATTTCTCCTCTAGCTAAAGCAGGTTTGAACATGTTTGAAGCATCAAGTGAACCTGTCGCTCCTCCAGCACCTACAATAGTATGGATTTCATCAATAAAAAGAATAATATCATCGTTTTTCTCCAGCTCGTTCATTACGGCTTTCATTCTTTCTTCAAACTGTCCTCTGTATTTTGTTCCAGCAACTAAACTTGCTAGATCTAGAGTTACAACACGTTTGTTGAAAAGGATACGAGATACTTTCTTTTGAATAATACGTAAGGCAAGTCCTTCTGCGATAGCAGATTTACCAACCCCAGGTTCTCCAATAAGAAGTGGATTGTTCTTTTTTCTACGGCTTAGAATTTGTGAAACACGTTCAATTTCTTTTTCGCGTCCTACAACTGGATCTAGTTTTCCTTCTTCGGCCATTTCTGTTAAATCTCTCCCAAAATTATCTAAAACTGGAGTCTTAGATTTTTTGTTTGACTTATTGGCGGGATTATTAAAACTACTTTCTTTTAGACTGTCATCTTGTCCTGAATCGTCATTATACGATTCGTTTCTTGGCAAGTTTTCTAAGAATTCTTCTTCGTTTGGAGTCATATTTAAATACTGTTCTTTAGCTACATCATAATCTATTTTTAGTTTATTCAGTAACTTGGTTGTTGGATCGTTTTCGTTGCGTAAGATACATAACAGCAGGTGTGCCGTGCTTATTGATGAACTTTGAAATACTTTTGCTTCAAGAAAAGTGGTCTTCAGGGCTCTTTCGGCCTGTCGGGTAAGATGAAGGTTTTTCTTTTCTGCATTTACTTCAACGCTCAGGTTAGCAGGGCTCAGTATTTCTACCTTTCTGCGTAAATGATCTAAATCGACTGCTAGGTTATTAAGTATATGAATAGCTTTTCCGTTACCATCTCTTAAAATGCCCAGCATGAGATGTTCAGTACCAATAAAGTCGTGGCCCAAACGTAGTGCCTCTTCCTTACTATACGTAATAACATCTTTTACTCTTGGTGAAAAATTATCATCCATAATATATAATTGGTATTGTAAATTTAGTGAATTACTGTTTTAAAAACAAAAACCGTACCTGTCAAGATCTCCTGACAGCTAATAGACGAAAAAAAAGAGAATAAAAGCGTTAAAAAACGCTTAATTTATTAACTAAAAGCCAAAATAAAGTTGTTAATAAATCATTTAAATAAGTGTAAGGAAATAGCTGAAAAAATTTTAAAAAAACGTATCTTGGCACGCTTTGAAACTATTATAATTATTTAATATAACAACTTATGTCTGAAGGAGAAAAGTTAATTCCTATTAACATTGAAGATGAAATGAAATCAGCTTACATCGATTATTCGATGTCTGTAATTGTATCAAGAGCACTTCCTGATGTTAGAGATGGCTTGAAACCAGTGCATCGAAGAGTTCTTTATGGAATGTATGATTTGGGAGTAACTTCAAGATCTGCCCATAAAAAATCTGCAAGAATCGTGGGAGAGGTTCTGGGTAAGTACCACCCGCACGGAGATACCTCTGTTTACGACGCAATGGTTCGTATGGCTCAAGAGTGGAGTATGCGATATTTATTAGTTGATGGTCAAGGTAACTTTGGATCTGTCGATGGAGATAGTCCAGCAGCAATGCGTTATACTGAGGCTAGAATGCGCAAAATTTCTGAGGAAATTATGGCGGATATCGAAAAAGAAACTGTTGATTTTCAGCTAAATTTTGACGATACCTTATATGAACCAAAAGTAATGCCTACAAAAGTTCCTACTTTATTAGTAAATGGAGCAACAGGTATTGCAGTTGGTATGGCAACTAATATGCCACCACACAATTTAACTGAAGTTATCAATGGTACTTTAGCGTACTTAGATAATAATGATATTGAAGTTGACGAATTAATGACGCATATTAAAGCACCAGATTTTCCAACTGGTGGTGTAATATATGGTTATGAAGGTGTTCGTGAAGCTTTTAAAACCGGTAGAGGACGTATTGTAATGCGTGCGAAAGTTGGTTTTGAAGAAGTGGATGGAAGAGAATGTATCATTGTTACAGAAATCCCTTATCAAGTTAACAAAGCCGAAATGATTAAACGTACGGCTGATTTAGTTAACGAGAAAAAAATTGAAGGTATTGCGAATATCCGTGACGAATCGGATAGAAATGGTATGCGTATCGTTTACATCTTAAAACGTGATGCTACGCCAAACGTAGTTTTAAATACCTTATATAAGTATACTTCATTACAATCTTCTTTTAGTGTAAATAACATTGCATTAGTAAAAGGTCGCCCACAAATGTTGAATCTGAAAGATATGATTCATTATTTTATTGAGCACCGTCACGAAGTAGTCGTTAGAAGAACGCAGTTTGAATTGCGTAAAGCAGAAGAAAGAGCTCATATTTTAGAAGGTTTAATCATTGCTTCTGATAATATTGATGAAGTAATTGCGTTAATTAGAGGATCTAAAAATACTGATGAGGCAAGAGAAAAATTAATCGAAAGATTTAAGCTTTCTGATATTCAAGCTCGTGCAATTGTTGAAATGCGTTTACGTCAGTTAACAGGTCTGGAGCAGGATAAGTTAAGAGCTGAGTATGATGAATTGATGAAATTAATTGAGCATTTAAAAGCTTTATTAGCAGACATTAATTTAAGAACAGATTTAATTAAAGAAGAGCTGACTGAAATTCGCGACAAATACGGTGATGATCGTCGTTCTCAAATTGAATATTCTGGAGGAGATGTAAGTATAGAAGATTTGATTGCTGATGAGAATGTAGTTATTACAATTTCACATGCTGGTTACATCAAACGTACAAACCTTACAGAATACAAAACACAAAATAGAGGTGGA
This portion of the Flavobacterium panacagri genome encodes:
- a CDS encoding ATP-dependent Clp protease ATP-binding subunit — its product is MDDNFSPRVKDVITYSKEEALRLGHDFIGTEHLMLGILRDGNGKAIHILNNLAVDLDHLRRKVEILSPANLSVEVNAEKKNLHLTRQAERALKTTFLEAKVFQSSSISTAHLLLCILRNENDPTTKLLNKLKIDYDVAKEQYLNMTPNEEEFLENLPRNESYNDDSGQDDSLKESSFNNPANKSNKKSKTPVLDNFGRDLTEMAEEGKLDPVVGREKEIERVSQILSRRKKNNPLLIGEPGVGKSAIAEGLALRIIQKKVSRILFNKRVVTLDLASLVAGTKYRGQFEERMKAVMNELEKNDDIILFIDEIHTIVGAGGATGSLDASNMFKPALARGEIQCIGATTLDEYRQYIEKDGALERRFQKVIVEPTSVEETIAILNNVKDKYEDHHNVTYTPEAIEACVKLTNRYMSERFLPDKAIDAMDEAGSRVHITNIDVPKQILDLERQLEEVRELKNMVVKKQKYEEAAKLRDDEKRIEKDLAIAQEQWEEDSKNNRIEVTEDNVADVVSMMTGIPVNRIAQTESNKLAQLPELIQNKVIGQNEAVLKIARSIQRNRAGLKDPNKPIGSFIFLGQTGVGKTQLAKVLAKELFDSEDALVRIDMSEYMEKFAISRLVGAPPGYVGYEEGGQLTEKVRRKPYCVVLLDEIEKAHPDVFNMMLQVLDDGYLTDSLGRKIDFKNTIIIMTSNVGARQLKDFGQGVGFGTAARTAQADENSKSIIENALKKTFAPEFLNRIDDVIVFNALEKADIDLIIEIELKKLYSRIAELGYKLSLTEKAKAFIAEKGFDKQFGARPLKRAIQKYVEDLLAEEIITSKIHSGDEILMDLKDDSQELSVEIHKAEEPTNQ
- the gyrA gene encoding DNA gyrase subunit A; the protein is MSEGEKLIPINIEDEMKSAYIDYSMSVIVSRALPDVRDGLKPVHRRVLYGMYDLGVTSRSAHKKSARIVGEVLGKYHPHGDTSVYDAMVRMAQEWSMRYLLVDGQGNFGSVDGDSPAAMRYTEARMRKISEEIMADIEKETVDFQLNFDDTLYEPKVMPTKVPTLLVNGATGIAVGMATNMPPHNLTEVINGTLAYLDNNDIEVDELMTHIKAPDFPTGGVIYGYEGVREAFKTGRGRIVMRAKVGFEEVDGRECIIVTEIPYQVNKAEMIKRTADLVNEKKIEGIANIRDESDRNGMRIVYILKRDATPNVVLNTLYKYTSLQSSFSVNNIALVKGRPQMLNLKDMIHYFIEHRHEVVVRRTQFELRKAEERAHILEGLIIASDNIDEVIALIRGSKNTDEAREKLIERFKLSDIQARAIVEMRLRQLTGLEQDKLRAEYDELMKLIEHLKALLADINLRTDLIKEELTEIRDKYGDDRRSQIEYSGGDVSIEDLIADENVVITISHAGYIKRTNLTEYKTQNRGGVGQKSAGTRDQDFLEHMFVATNHQYMMFFTQKGKCFWMRVYEIPEGSKTAKGRAIQNLVNIESDDKVKAFICTQDLKDKDYINTHNLVMVTKQGQVKKTSLEKYSKPRANGVAAITIKEGDELIGAQLTNGESQIIMAVKSGKLVRFEETKTRPMGRTASGVRGITLKDETDEVIGMVTVDKNDITESQILVVTENGYGKRTKLVDEDGEDVYRITNRGGKGVKTLNITEKTGKLISINAVTDADDLMIINKSGLTIRMAIEDLRVMGRATQGVRLINLKGKDSIAAVTKVMKDDVEEVVVDEDGNVIESAIERVKPDLEVLEDDGTVEDDDDSDDEVIDDEDDADSEEEESEE